A DNA window from Methylocystis heyeri contains the following coding sequences:
- a CDS encoding VOC family protein, which translates to MMTIVLNHTIAPAHDKAAAAEWFAKIFGLRAEYDDGHFASVRINEALTLLFAEENSFSPNHYAFHVGDAEFDAILARVKAARLAFGSAPWSEADGKLNDWNGGRGVYFRSPDGHLLELMTAAH; encoded by the coding sequence ATGATGACCATAGTCCTCAATCACACAATAGCGCCCGCGCATGACAAGGCGGCGGCGGCGGAGTGGTTCGCGAAGATATTTGGATTGCGGGCCGAGTATGACGACGGCCATTTTGCGTCCGTGAGGATAAACGAGGCGCTGACTTTGCTGTTCGCCGAAGAGAACTCCTTCAGCCCCAACCATTACGCATTTCACGTCGGCGACGCCGAATTCGACGCTATACTGGCGCGCGTGAAGGCGGCGCGTCTCGCCTTCGGCAGCGCTCCCTGGAGCGAAGCCGACGGAAAGCTCAACGACTGGAACGGCGGACGCGGGGTGTATTTTCGCAGCCCTGACGGCCATCTCCTTGAACTCATGACCGCCGCCCATTGA
- a CDS encoding glycosyltransferase family 4 protein gives MKIAQIPPLMESVPPMLYGGTERIVSYLTEELINQGHEVTLFASGDSYTSAELVPCCARALRLSNVKDPLPYSLLQLDLVFRRAHEFDVLHFHNDCLHFPLMRNFAHKSVTTLHGRLDLPDLAPLFKQFNKMPVVSISSDQRRPLAANWVATVYHGLPRNLYSIKNQDEGDYLAFLGRICPDKGIVRAIEIARRTGQRLKIAAKVDKVDQCYFDETVSPLLAAPNVEFIGEIGENEKEAFLNGAKALIFPIEWPEPFGLVMIEAMACGTPVIAFPHGSVREVIDDGVSGFIVESVDEAAAAVAKVDNLDRRLVRKTFEHKFTSELMARNYIKVYERLLKRPNSSLGKAKPAPNLSLIEPFDRYRQPSRPGAE, from the coding sequence ATGAAAATCGCGCAGATTCCGCCGCTCATGGAGAGCGTTCCCCCGATGCTGTATGGAGGAACGGAGCGGATAGTCTCGTATCTCACGGAAGAGTTGATCAATCAGGGGCATGAGGTGACCTTGTTCGCGAGCGGCGACTCGTACACTTCGGCGGAACTCGTTCCTTGCTGCGCGAGGGCCTTGAGACTTTCAAACGTGAAAGATCCGCTGCCCTACAGTCTTCTGCAGCTCGACCTTGTGTTCAGAAGAGCGCATGAGTTCGACGTTCTTCACTTCCATAATGATTGCCTGCATTTTCCCTTGATGCGGAACTTCGCGCATAAGAGCGTGACCACGCTTCACGGACGTCTCGATCTGCCCGATCTCGCGCCCCTGTTCAAGCAGTTCAACAAGATGCCGGTCGTGTCGATTTCGTCGGATCAACGGCGGCCTCTCGCCGCAAACTGGGTGGCCACGGTCTATCACGGGCTTCCGCGCAATCTCTATTCGATCAAAAATCAGGACGAGGGCGACTATCTTGCTTTTCTCGGGAGGATCTGCCCCGACAAAGGCATAGTGCGCGCCATAGAGATCGCGCGCCGCACGGGTCAAAGGCTCAAGATCGCCGCCAAGGTAGACAAGGTCGATCAATGCTATTTCGACGAGACGGTGTCGCCGCTTCTGGCTGCGCCCAATGTGGAATTCATCGGCGAGATCGGCGAAAACGAAAAAGAGGCGTTTCTGAATGGCGCCAAAGCGCTCATATTCCCGATCGAATGGCCCGAACCCTTCGGTCTCGTCATGATCGAAGCCATGGCCTGCGGCACGCCGGTGATCGCCTTCCCGCACGGGTCGGTGAGAGAGGTGATCGACGACGGCGTCAGCGGCTTTATCGTCGAAAGCGTCGACGAGGCGGCGGCCGCCGTGGCGAAGGTGGACAATCTCGACCGCCGTCTCGTGCGCAAGACCTTCGAGCATAAATTCACGTCGGAACTCATGGCGCGCAATTATATCAAGGTCTACGAACGCCTGCTCAAAAGGCCTAACTCATCCCTTGGCAAGGCCAAGCCGGCGCCCAATCTAAGCCTGATCGAACCGTTCGACCGCTATAGGCAGCCCTCGCGCCCCGGCGCGGAATAG
- a CDS encoding phasin family protein: MNTDAFNLERNPYWALLLHAQALNAKLLQFSADNFLASVNFFSDLARASTSPSSIPEVVVNKTRDQFETLTEQIEELSEAAQGGPPGEDEVVPNLGD; encoded by the coding sequence ATGAACACCGACGCTTTCAATCTCGAGCGAAACCCCTACTGGGCCCTGCTGCTGCACGCTCAGGCGCTGAACGCCAAGCTGCTCCAGTTCTCGGCGGACAATTTCCTGGCGAGCGTGAATTTCTTCAGCGATCTCGCCCGGGCTTCGACTTCACCGTCGAGCATCCCGGAGGTCGTCGTCAACAAGACGCGCGACCAGTTCGAGACCTTGACCGAACAGATCGAGGAACTATCCGAAGCGGCCCAGGGCGGCCCACCCGGCGAGGATGAGGTGGTTCCCAATCTGGGAGACTGA
- a CDS encoding amylo-alpha-1,6-glucosidase, with amino-acid sequence MNEPSAKHLGVKPAPDALPVQFYIAATASLLERRTRVLKHGDTFGVFDRYGDIIPGESSPEGLYHNDTRYLSSLTILVNGQRPLFLSSKVEDNNAALSVDLTNPDIIDNDLLVLQRDMVHIVRSKFLWGGACFERLGLRNYDATNPRIDLEILFGADFSDIFEVRGNSRPRRGHKEFAAESDRIVISYHGLDGVVRRTTAIFDPAPVKLTNGSALYQLDLAKGGRDSVFFSINCAEGKEHPREAARSFFFNMKRARRELRSLAAGAAEIETSNQVFNEVLRQSAADLFMLVTHTQHGPFPYAGVPWFSTIFGRDALITAMQILWIDPSIARGVLKYLAATQATSVRPEAEAEPGKIVHEIRRGEMARLGEVPFARYYGSVDGTALFVILAGLYFERTGDLKTIADLWPRVEDALRWIDKYGDRDGDGFVEYFRQDESGLVNQGWKDSSDSIFHADGSLAHGPIALCEVQGYVYAAKRHAARLAAVIGFTAQSARLMREAEELKARFDESFWSDALGFYAIALDGEKRRCEVRSSNAGHLLFSGIASDARGKRVGEQLLSRPFFSGWGVRTIAAGESRYNPMSYHNGSIWPHDNAMIGLGLARYGLKQELQQLFTAQFDAACYMDLRRLPELFCGFQRTRGKAPTLYPVACAPQAWSSAAPFAFIQASLGVEIDYAAECIRFRKPKLPAFLDQLAIRSLAVGDARLDILLRRYDGEVSVSVTKATGPARVEVRL; translated from the coding sequence ATGAATGAGCCCTCGGCCAAACATCTGGGCGTCAAACCGGCGCCCGACGCCCTCCCGGTGCAGTTCTACATCGCTGCGACGGCGTCGCTTCTGGAGCGGAGAACGCGCGTCCTCAAGCACGGGGACACCTTCGGCGTTTTCGACCGTTACGGAGACATCATACCCGGCGAAAGCAGCCCGGAAGGCCTCTACCACAACGACACGCGCTACCTCTCCAGCCTCACGATCCTGGTCAATGGCCAGCGCCCGCTGTTCTTGAGCTCCAAGGTCGAGGACAATAACGCTGCGCTCAGCGTCGATCTCACCAACCCCGACATCATAGACAATGATCTTCTGGTCCTGCAGCGCGACATGGTGCATATCGTCAGGTCGAAGTTCCTGTGGGGCGGCGCCTGTTTCGAGCGTCTGGGGCTCAGGAATTACGACGCGACCAATCCCAGAATAGACCTCGAGATTCTCTTCGGCGCCGATTTCTCCGATATTTTTGAAGTGCGCGGGAACAGTCGTCCGCGCCGCGGCCACAAGGAGTTCGCCGCCGAAAGCGATCGCATCGTCATCTCCTATCACGGGCTCGACGGCGTGGTCAGGAGAACGACGGCGATCTTCGATCCCGCTCCAGTGAAATTGACCAACGGCAGCGCGCTGTATCAACTCGACCTCGCCAAAGGCGGCCGCGACTCGGTGTTTTTCTCGATCAATTGCGCCGAGGGAAAAGAGCATCCCCGCGAAGCTGCGCGCAGTTTTTTCTTCAACATGAAGCGCGCGAGGCGCGAACTCAGGTCGCTCGCCGCCGGAGCGGCGGAGATCGAAACCTCGAACCAGGTCTTCAACGAGGTTCTGCGTCAATCGGCGGCCGATCTCTTCATGCTGGTCACGCATACGCAACACGGGCCGTTTCCTTACGCGGGCGTTCCCTGGTTCAGCACCATCTTCGGGCGCGACGCGCTCATAACGGCGATGCAGATTCTGTGGATCGACCCCTCGATCGCCAGGGGGGTTCTCAAATATCTCGCCGCAACGCAGGCGACCTCGGTGAGGCCGGAGGCGGAAGCCGAGCCGGGCAAGATCGTGCACGAAATCAGGCGCGGAGAAATGGCGCGGCTGGGAGAGGTTCCTTTCGCACGCTACTACGGCTCCGTCGACGGCACGGCCTTGTTCGTCATTCTGGCCGGTCTTTACTTCGAGCGCACCGGCGACCTCAAGACGATCGCCGATTTATGGCCTCGCGTGGAGGACGCGCTCAGATGGATCGACAAATATGGCGATCGCGACGGCGACGGATTCGTCGAATATTTCCGGCAGGATGAAAGCGGGCTGGTCAATCAGGGGTGGAAGGATTCGTCCGACTCCATCTTCCACGCCGACGGTTCGCTCGCGCATGGGCCGATCGCGCTTTGCGAGGTACAGGGCTATGTGTATGCGGCGAAGCGCCATGCGGCGAGGCTGGCGGCCGTAATCGGCTTCACCGCGCAATCGGCTCGTCTGATGCGGGAGGCGGAGGAGCTCAAGGCGCGATTCGACGAAAGCTTCTGGTCGGATGCGCTCGGATTCTACGCCATAGCTCTCGACGGCGAAAAGAGGCGCTGCGAAGTTCGCTCGTCCAATGCGGGGCATCTGCTGTTCTCCGGCATCGCTTCGGACGCGCGCGGCAAAAGAGTCGGCGAGCAGCTCTTGAGCAGACCGTTCTTTTCCGGCTGGGGCGTCAGAACGATAGCTGCGGGGGAATCCCGTTACAATCCCATGTCCTACCACAACGGTTCGATCTGGCCTCACGACAACGCGATGATCGGCCTCGGTCTTGCCCGCTATGGACTGAAGCAGGAGCTCCAGCAGCTTTTCACCGCGCAGTTCGACGCCGCATGCTACATGGATCTGCGTCGCCTTCCCGAGCTTTTCTGCGGCTTCCAGCGCACGAGGGGAAAAGCGCCGACACTTTATCCCGTCGCCTGCGCGCCGCAGGCATGGTCTTCGGCGGCGCCCTTTGCATTCATCCAGGCGAGCCTCGGCGTCGAGATCGATTACGCGGCCGAGTGCATTCGCTTCCGCAAGCCCAAGCTTCCGGCCTTTCTGGATCAGCTCGCCATCCGCTCCCTCGCGGTCGGGGATGCGAGACTGGACATATTGCTCAGACGGTATGACGGCGAAGTATCGGTAAGCGTCACGAAGGCCACCGGACCGGCTCGGGTGGAAGTCAGGTTGTGA